A section of the Verrucomicrobium sp. GAS474 genome encodes:
- a CDS encoding helix-turn-helix transcriptional regulator — protein sequence MFGLSRECALTNAEKYANMQHKMHFSFKSPTEIHKELCASGVFTEEKQKDLAEKIGVDQGTISRIASGRFKRVNKSVLELCKYAKVEASRGYPLSDLRSLLDHQSDTSDPSKKKIINIIGLAVELLERP from the coding sequence ATGTTTGGATTGTCCCGCGAATGTGCTTTGACCAATGCCGAAAAATATGCAAATATGCAACATAAAATGCATTTTTCCTTCAAAAGCCCCACCGAAATTCATAAGGAGCTCTGCGCTAGCGGTGTCTTTACCGAGGAAAAGCAGAAGGATCTTGCAGAGAAGATAGGTGTGGATCAGGGAACTATTTCTAGAATTGCATCAGGCCGCTTCAAAAGAGTGAACAAGTCGGTCCTGGAATTATGCAAATATGCAAAAGTAGAAGCTTCCAGAGGATACCCGCTAAGTGACCTTCGTTCCCTTCTAGACCACCAATCTGATACTAGTGATCCTTCAAAGAAAAAGATCATTAATATTATTGGTTTAGCGGTTGAATTGTTGGAACGCCCTTAA
- a CDS encoding serine hydrolase domain-containing protein, whose protein sequence is MASTPTPFHSEASLPERLQSWLGSRLFAGTVTLVAGREGVLDVQAVGYADLAAGKPISRNSLFWIASVSKPITATALMILVDEGKIGLDDPVESHLPEFAGQQVVEPDGSFRKPGHPIRILEILSHTSGLPFSLKSEEPTFDLLPLREAVRGYAAAALQFEPGSDYRYSNAGINTAGRIIEVVSGMPYEAFLEERLFAPLGMPDTTFTPNSEQAARLAKTYRPSASGGLEEIPISQVKYPVDGPGRYPFPGGGLFSTANDLGRFGTMLLNGGTLDGHRYLSEAALAEMTRRQTPPSLSQSYGLGWSVGEGVFHHGGAYQNDLWIDRKRGFAAVFLVQHAGDWGNGEGRDILPAFRTEAARLATGNEAADGSQTSVVSEGSTYR, encoded by the coding sequence ATGGCATCGACCCCCACCCCGTTCCATTCCGAAGCTTCCCTCCCGGAACGTCTCCAATCGTGGCTTGGGAGTCGTCTCTTCGCGGGTACGGTGACACTGGTCGCCGGTCGGGAGGGGGTGCTTGACGTTCAGGCGGTGGGTTATGCCGACCTGGCTGCCGGGAAGCCGATCTCCCGGAACAGCCTCTTCTGGATCGCCTCCGTCAGCAAACCGATCACGGCGACCGCCCTCATGATCCTCGTCGACGAGGGAAAGATCGGGCTCGACGATCCCGTCGAATCCCATCTGCCCGAGTTCGCCGGGCAGCAGGTGGTCGAGCCCGACGGCTCGTTCCGGAAGCCCGGCCACCCGATTCGGATCCTTGAAATCCTCAGCCACACCAGCGGTCTCCCCTTCTCGCTAAAAAGCGAGGAGCCGACATTCGACCTCCTCCCCCTGCGGGAGGCCGTCCGGGGCTATGCGGCGGCGGCGCTTCAATTCGAGCCGGGAAGCGATTACCGCTACTCCAACGCGGGCATCAACACGGCGGGGCGAATCATCGAGGTCGTCAGTGGGATGCCTTACGAAGCCTTCCTGGAAGAGCGCCTCTTCGCCCCCCTGGGGATGCCGGACACCACCTTCACTCCCAACTCCGAACAGGCCGCACGGCTCGCCAAGACCTACCGTCCCTCCGCGAGCGGCGGCTTGGAGGAAATTCCGATCAGCCAGGTCAAGTATCCCGTCGACGGTCCCGGCCGCTATCCCTTCCCGGGCGGCGGCCTCTTTTCCACGGCGAATGACCTGGGCCGTTTCGGCACGATGCTGCTCAATGGGGGCACGCTGGACGGGCACCGGTATCTCTCCGAGGCCGCCCTCGCCGAAATGACGAGACGGCAGACCCCTCCCTCCCTGTCCCAATCCTACGGCCTGGGGTGGAGTGTCGGCGAAGGGGTATTCCATCATGGGGGAGCGTACCAAAACGATTTGTGGATCGACCGGAAACGAGGCTTCGCCGCCGTGTTCCTGGTCCAGCACGCGGGGGACTGGGGAAATGGGGAAGGCCGGGATATTCTTCCCGCTTTCCGTACCGAGGCCGCCCGGCTGGCGACGGGAAACGAGGCGGCCGACGGGTCCCAGACCTCGGTCGTCTCCGAAGGCTCGACCTACCGGTAA
- a CDS encoding AAA family ATPase has translation MIHFPIFERLEVKNYGLYPGTKKQPGIDIHFKSGLTLILGANGLGKTTLITIIYRMLAGAYDLPQTTLDGTELGGSSLEIKPLSAQDKAQFASRVQDVAANATATLTFSIGKKQLTIQRQLNNLNLISFQGQGVGPIKEEATYQQLLPNFSGLPNFGDWLLLLRLMVFYFEDRRELVWDKSAQRHIFRTLFLPAEEADTWYKQERALLTLDSRYRNDTAALNRLKKRVNDGEKAVGDVTSLRAELDTLLSLQENDDRKHGELATQADDLDSRRHGLRRDLLQAELEVDKSARILEHEKLELLKNHFPSEKNTSLYLYSVLIAQNHCAVCGHEAKSTADELSERITNLKCVVCKHDLDPTPSDKNIVSFSKEKVKLLREKLEQDKQRVSALRDQLKDTSDQYDRTADQLIQIRAEIAERGKQINRIENALPKDNKAVAKDKSQLSELTKALNADKAELSKRAGDLKTLIVQANSRISSYSTAIKEAFANYAEGFLTEKVHLKWSPVSEKLGQTGITKINFPAFDLEMSGSNFTMPVPRSGPSAVSESQREFIDLAFRMALVKVAGGNLGGSLIIDAPESSLDAFFVKKAAKVLCRFGSPDSKNRLIVASNLIDGQLLPEMIKGGIPLTEQTERLVDLLKIAVPTAALRENRAEYEGDLKKILRAGGLRE, from the coding sequence ATGATCCACTTCCCTATTTTTGAAAGACTCGAGGTCAAGAATTACGGGCTGTATCCGGGAACCAAAAAGCAGCCAGGCATCGACATCCACTTCAAATCAGGTCTAACGCTGATCCTTGGCGCAAACGGCCTCGGGAAGACAACCCTAATAACGATCATCTATCGAATGCTTGCTGGGGCATATGATCTGCCGCAGACAACGCTTGACGGAACCGAACTGGGAGGATCTTCCTTAGAAATCAAACCTCTAAGCGCCCAGGATAAAGCACAGTTCGCAAGCCGAGTGCAAGATGTCGCAGCCAATGCCACTGCAACGCTAACATTTTCAATTGGAAAAAAGCAGCTCACGATTCAGCGTCAACTAAACAATCTGAATCTTATTTCATTCCAAGGCCAGGGCGTTGGGCCGATTAAAGAAGAAGCGACATACCAACAATTACTACCCAACTTCTCCGGCCTGCCCAACTTTGGCGATTGGCTACTGCTGCTGCGGTTGATGGTTTTTTATTTCGAAGATAGAAGAGAGTTGGTTTGGGATAAATCCGCCCAACGACATATTTTCAGAACGCTCTTTCTCCCCGCCGAAGAGGCTGACACCTGGTACAAACAAGAACGCGCTCTGTTGACCCTAGACAGCCGATATCGAAATGATACAGCAGCCCTGAATCGCCTAAAAAAAAGGGTGAACGATGGAGAAAAGGCCGTGGGCGACGTAACATCTCTGCGCGCTGAACTCGACACATTATTGAGTCTTCAAGAAAATGATGATCGAAAGCATGGTGAGTTAGCGACCCAGGCGGACGACCTGGATAGCAGGCGCCATGGCCTAAGACGAGATTTGCTTCAGGCTGAACTAGAGGTCGACAAGAGCGCTCGGATTCTAGAGCACGAAAAACTGGAGCTACTCAAAAATCACTTCCCCTCGGAGAAGAATACATCTTTGTATCTTTACTCCGTACTCATTGCTCAAAATCATTGCGCCGTTTGCGGTCACGAAGCCAAATCAACAGCCGACGAGCTCTCGGAACGAATCACCAATCTTAAATGCGTTGTTTGCAAACACGACCTTGATCCAACCCCTTCAGATAAAAACATTGTTTCTTTTTCCAAAGAGAAAGTGAAATTGCTTCGCGAGAAACTAGAACAGGATAAGCAACGAGTATCCGCATTAAGGGATCAACTCAAAGACACCTCCGATCAATACGACCGGACCGCAGATCAGCTAATTCAAATTCGCGCAGAAATCGCAGAGCGCGGGAAGCAGATAAATCGAATCGAAAATGCCCTACCAAAGGATAATAAAGCAGTAGCTAAAGATAAATCACAGCTTTCAGAACTAACCAAAGCATTAAACGCGGACAAAGCAGAATTGAGCAAACGCGCCGGCGACTTGAAAACCTTGATCGTTCAAGCCAACTCACGGATAAGCAGCTACTCAACTGCAATCAAAGAAGCCTTTGCCAATTATGCTGAAGGCTTTCTCACCGAGAAAGTGCATCTGAAATGGTCTCCAGTAAGCGAAAAATTAGGACAAACTGGTATCACCAAGATCAACTTCCCCGCATTCGATTTAGAAATGAGCGGCTCCAATTTCACCATGCCGGTGCCTCGGAGCGGGCCTAGCGCAGTATCGGAGAGCCAACGAGAATTCATCGATCTGGCATTCCGAATGGCTTTGGTAAAGGTGGCCGGCGGAAACCTTGGCGGCTCTTTAATAATTGATGCGCCAGAATCCTCCTTAGACGCGTTCTTCGTGAAGAAGGCAGCCAAAGTCCTTTGTCGGTTTGGATCGCCTGACTCCAAAAATCGACTGATAGTAGCCTCCAACTTGATCGATGGGCAACTTTTACCCGAAATGATCAAGGGCGGAATACCTTTGACTGAACAAACCGAACGGCTTGTCGATCTCTTGAAAATTGCGGTACCTACAGCCGCTCTACGGGAAAATCGGGCCGAGTATGAAGGTGATCTCAAGAAGATATTGCGAGCGGGAGGCCTTCGTGAATAG
- a CDS encoding AAA family ATPase, translated as MIESIKIADVATYRGAPESLHELSKFNFVFGSNGTGKTTVSRVIAEEADFPSCQITWKGGTRLQPMVYNHDFVDKNFNQSTELKGVFTLGEKQADTLSKIAAAKAEVDAFTGKIEVLTKGLEGEDGNSGKKGEIAALEVVLKDKCWATKTKHDAKLQGAFEGVRASSDKFKAKVLQEWATNTVPLVPLDELERKASTVFGDTPSVVPDVAAIESAILLGHESNPILAKRVIGKADVDIAAIIKKLGNSDWVKEGRTFYDETEKVCPFCQQKTEESFASSLNEYFDETFVADSKAIDDLATNYQTDSARLQQQLDSLLTAAPRFLDIEKLKSEKELFDAKVSLNIQRLAGKKKEASQVVELESLSNVLAEIEAILSRANGLVLQHNQMVANLGQERLTLKTQVWRFVLEELKADLDAYKSSRESLDRAVASMTEKIQAATADKAKKEAEIREFEKQATSIRPTIVAINDLLKSFGFRGFSLAEAANGISYKLVRADNTDAKATLSEGEKTFVTFLYFYHLLKGSASDSGMTADRIVVFDDPVSSLDSDILFIVSSLIKGIFEEVRDGIGHIKQVFVLTHNVYFHKEVTFNPRRSNNAAMHSEETFWIVRKPDLLSKVEKHASNPIKTSYELLWGEVRRADRSNLTIQNTLRRILENYFKILGGVDPDKICAMFEGKEKHICKSLFSWVNDGSHFAHDDVYVSIDSSMVEPYLEVFRSVFEKSKHEAHYKMMMGDAYQERVVTPVAV; from the coding sequence ATGATCGAATCCATCAAAATTGCTGATGTTGCGACATATCGCGGAGCACCGGAGTCGTTGCATGAGTTGTCCAAGTTCAATTTCGTTTTTGGATCTAACGGGACCGGCAAGACGACTGTCAGTCGAGTGATCGCCGAAGAGGCAGATTTTCCTTCCTGTCAAATCACTTGGAAAGGTGGAACGCGCCTGCAGCCGATGGTCTACAATCACGATTTCGTCGATAAGAACTTCAATCAGTCGACGGAGCTCAAAGGCGTCTTCACCTTGGGAGAAAAGCAAGCCGACACCTTATCGAAGATTGCCGCTGCTAAGGCTGAGGTGGATGCATTTACAGGTAAGATCGAAGTCCTGACAAAAGGATTAGAGGGAGAAGACGGCAATTCAGGAAAAAAGGGGGAGATAGCGGCTCTTGAAGTAGTGCTGAAAGACAAGTGTTGGGCGACGAAGACCAAACATGATGCCAAACTGCAAGGGGCTTTTGAAGGGGTGCGGGCAAGTTCGGATAAGTTCAAAGCCAAAGTTCTCCAAGAATGGGCTACCAACACGGTTCCCTTGGTTCCTTTGGATGAGCTGGAAAGGAAGGCTTCTACCGTTTTTGGAGATACTCCTTCCGTTGTGCCCGATGTCGCGGCCATTGAGAGCGCAATCCTCTTAGGTCACGAGAGCAATCCAATCTTAGCGAAGCGGGTTATAGGCAAGGCCGATGTCGACATAGCTGCCATAATTAAGAAGCTCGGCAATAGCGACTGGGTCAAAGAAGGGCGCACATTTTATGACGAAACCGAAAAAGTATGTCCGTTTTGCCAGCAAAAGACCGAGGAGTCCTTTGCCTCGAGTCTGAACGAATACTTCGATGAAACTTTCGTAGCTGACAGCAAGGCCATCGACGATCTCGCCACCAATTATCAGACCGATTCCGCTCGTTTACAGCAACAGTTGGATTCACTTCTCACGGCGGCGCCTCGGTTTCTCGACATCGAAAAGCTGAAGTCCGAAAAGGAACTGTTCGATGCGAAGGTGTCCCTCAACATTCAGCGGCTTGCCGGGAAAAAGAAGGAAGCGAGCCAGGTAGTAGAACTGGAATCTCTCTCCAATGTGCTGGCAGAGATTGAAGCTATCCTTAGCCGGGCAAATGGTCTTGTTCTCCAGCACAACCAAATGGTGGCGAATCTTGGCCAAGAGCGGCTTACGCTGAAGACCCAAGTGTGGAGATTCGTTTTGGAAGAGTTGAAAGCCGACCTCGATGCATACAAATCCTCCCGAGAAAGCTTGGATAGGGCCGTCGCTTCTATGACGGAAAAGATTCAAGCTGCCACTGCGGATAAAGCAAAGAAAGAGGCCGAGATCAGAGAGTTTGAAAAACAAGCGACCAGCATTCGGCCGACCATAGTCGCGATAAACGACCTACTCAAATCCTTCGGTTTCCGAGGCTTTTCATTGGCCGAAGCCGCCAACGGCATCTCGTACAAGCTTGTCCGAGCGGACAATACCGACGCAAAGGCGACCCTAAGCGAGGGTGAGAAAACCTTTGTGACGTTCCTCTATTTCTATCACCTCCTTAAAGGAAGCGCCTCGGACAGCGGAATGACAGCGGATCGGATAGTGGTTTTCGACGATCCGGTTTCCAGCCTTGATAGTGATATCTTGTTTATCGTGAGCAGCCTCATCAAAGGGATATTCGAGGAGGTGAGGGATGGGATAGGGCATATCAAACAAGTTTTTGTCCTGACGCATAACGTGTACTTCCACAAAGAGGTCACCTTCAATCCGAGGCGCTCCAACAATGCCGCCATGCATAGCGAGGAAACCTTCTGGATTGTTCGGAAACCCGATTTGCTCTCGAAGGTGGAAAAGCACGCTTCCAATCCGATCAAGACGTCTTATGAGCTGCTATGGGGCGAAGTGCGAAGGGCAGACCGTTCAAATCTAACGATTCAGAATACGCTCCGCAGAATCTTGGAGAACTACTTCAAGATTCTGGGAGGAGTCGATCCCGACAAGATATGCGCGATGTTTGAGGGCAAGGAAAAGCACATCTGCAAATCCCTGTTCTCTTGGGTGAACGATGGATCGCATTTCGCCCATGATGACGTTTACGTGTCTATCGATAGCTCGATGGTGGAGCCCTATCTAGAGGTGTTCCGATCAGTTTTTGAAAAATCAAAGCACGAGGCCCATTACAAAATGATGATGGGAGACGCTTATCAAGAAAGAGTCGTGACGCCGGTAGCCGTCTGA
- a CDS encoding acetylxylan esterase: MIRFSFILLGAAFAWVAAAWAEPAPFSLTIAADRPDAMYHVGETVTFSISVLRGGLPVPEGEVTWSLTKDGVPPVRQGVAAVKEGKATVTGQLDEPGFLQCKAVFAAEGGKAAGIGAAAVDPLLLRPSLPVPDDFDAFWEGKKRELAAVPLNATMTPLPPPQPGIELFDVEAPAVGNMPMRGYYARPAHAAPKSLPAIITLEGAGVYNTRTEPWLLRMAKEGFLSLEVNAHGLPNGKDAAYYVGLEQGDLKDYPFFGRTSRETVYFLNMFLRDLRGVDFLASQPEWNGKVLVANGGSQGGAQAIFVAAEDRRVTYLSASVPAMCDHSGMVVGRVPGWPRLVPVGADGKPDAAVLEAARYFDSVNFASRVRVPACFAVAFIDQVAPPTSGYVAYDALPGKKEMLTSVSSPHKIEASVLEEMRRRILKQKDSQKESVPPGSP; the protein is encoded by the coding sequence ATGATCCGATTTTCCTTCATCCTTCTCGGCGCGGCCTTTGCGTGGGTCGCGGCGGCTTGGGCCGAGCCCGCTCCCTTCTCCCTGACGATCGCCGCCGACCGGCCCGACGCGATGTATCATGTCGGGGAGACGGTGACGTTCTCCATTTCCGTCCTGCGCGGCGGGCTCCCCGTGCCGGAGGGGGAGGTGACCTGGTCCCTGACGAAGGACGGCGTCCCTCCCGTCCGCCAGGGCGTCGCCGCCGTGAAGGAGGGGAAGGCGACGGTGACGGGCCAGCTCGACGAGCCGGGCTTTCTCCAGTGCAAGGCGGTCTTCGCGGCCGAGGGGGGGAAGGCCGCGGGCATCGGTGCCGCCGCCGTCGATCCGCTCCTCCTTCGGCCCAGCCTTCCGGTGCCTGACGATTTCGACGCCTTTTGGGAAGGAAAGAAAAGGGAACTGGCCGCCGTCCCGCTCAATGCGACGATGACGCCCCTGCCGCCGCCGCAGCCCGGCATCGAGCTCTTCGACGTCGAGGCCCCCGCCGTGGGGAACATGCCGATGCGAGGCTATTATGCCCGGCCCGCCCACGCCGCCCCGAAGTCCCTGCCCGCCATCATCACCCTCGAGGGGGCGGGCGTCTATAACACCCGCACGGAGCCGTGGCTCCTTCGCATGGCGAAGGAGGGCTTCCTCTCCCTGGAGGTCAACGCCCACGGCCTCCCGAACGGGAAGGACGCCGCCTATTACGTCGGCCTGGAACAGGGGGATCTGAAGGATTATCCCTTCTTCGGGAGAACTTCCCGCGAGACCGTCTACTTCCTGAACATGTTCCTGCGCGATCTCCGCGGCGTCGATTTCCTCGCCTCGCAGCCGGAGTGGAACGGCAAGGTGCTCGTCGCAAACGGAGGAAGCCAGGGAGGGGCGCAGGCAATCTTCGTCGCCGCCGAGGACCGGCGCGTCACCTACCTCTCGGCCTCCGTTCCGGCCATGTGCGATCATTCGGGGATGGTCGTGGGGCGCGTGCCGGGCTGGCCCCGGCTCGTCCCCGTGGGGGCCGACGGGAAGCCCGATGCCGCCGTGCTGGAGGCGGCCCGTTATTTCGACTCCGTCAACTTCGCCTCGCGCGTCCGCGTTCCCGCCTGCTTCGCGGTGGCCTTCATCGACCAGGTGGCCCCCCCGACGAGCGGCTACGTCGCCTACGACGCCCTCCCTGGCAAAAAGGAGATGCTTACCTCCGTCTCCTCGCCTCACAAGATCGAGGCGTCGGTTCTCGAGGAGATGCGGCGGCGCATCCTGAAGCAAAAAGACTCGCAGAAGGAGTCCGTCCCTCCGGGGTCTCCGTAA
- a CDS encoding sodium:proline symporter has protein sequence MTLLDWFIAFAPVLVVLVVGLYCRKYIRGVSDFMVGGRSADRYLLSIAGGELQAGAVVFVAMFEVISRSGFALSWWGWLTGPVGLIIGISGFVIYRFRETRAMTLAQYFELRYSKRLRLFTGFLGFFAGILNFGIIPAVGARCLAYFWGFPEHVSFLGMACPTYVLLMGAFLSLSLFVSLTGGLITVMVINCLEGIIAQLFYLLIIGALLLMFNWSEIVTVLQDRPAGHSLLNPFDSMKVKDFNIWYVLMGLFVGIYGTMAWQNAAGYLGAARTPHEARMGNILSRWREMGKTAVVTLLGVCAMTFLAHPDFASQAASVTAEIGRISDPHIQNQMRMPVAVAHLLPIGIKGVLCAIFLMGVFGGDATHLHSWGSIFVQDILVPLRKKPFGPKQHIFALRCSIIGVALFAFLFGTFYRQVDYVVMWWSVTAAIYVGGIGAVIIGGLYWKKATTAGAWAALLTGSSLSVGGIIARQLDPHFPLNGIEISFGASLISITLFVVVSLLTNREDFNMDRMLHRGAYALSEEPKTIGAAAAKRPPLLARLIGIDKDFSTGDKWIAGGLFGWSMLFTTMFIVGTMWNYYAPWPDSFWPSFWHVIAIGFPIFFALATGIWFTWGGLRGIARFFAHLRSERVDHLDDGTVKNHHNLDEKG, from the coding sequence ATGACGTTGCTCGATTGGTTCATCGCCTTCGCCCCGGTCCTCGTCGTCCTGGTCGTGGGGCTTTATTGCCGGAAGTACATCCGGGGGGTCTCCGACTTCATGGTGGGGGGGCGGTCGGCCGACCGTTATCTCCTCTCCATCGCGGGAGGGGAACTCCAGGCGGGAGCCGTCGTCTTCGTGGCGATGTTCGAGGTCATCTCCCGCTCGGGGTTCGCGCTCTCCTGGTGGGGATGGCTGACGGGTCCGGTCGGCCTGATCATCGGGATCTCGGGGTTTGTCATCTACCGCTTTCGGGAGACCCGGGCGATGACGTTGGCGCAGTATTTCGAGCTTCGCTACAGCAAGCGCCTGCGCCTCTTCACGGGGTTCCTCGGCTTCTTCGCCGGCATCCTGAACTTCGGGATCATCCCCGCCGTCGGGGCGCGCTGCCTGGCCTATTTCTGGGGTTTCCCGGAGCACGTTTCCTTTCTCGGGATGGCCTGCCCCACCTATGTCCTCCTGATGGGGGCGTTCCTCTCGCTCTCGCTGTTCGTGAGCCTGACGGGAGGGCTGATCACCGTGATGGTCATCAATTGCCTGGAGGGAATCATCGCCCAGCTGTTCTACCTGCTGATCATCGGCGCGCTGCTCCTGATGTTCAACTGGTCGGAGATCGTCACGGTATTGCAGGACCGTCCCGCCGGGCACTCCCTCCTCAATCCCTTCGATTCGATGAAGGTGAAGGACTTCAATATCTGGTACGTCTTGATGGGGCTCTTTGTGGGCATCTATGGGACGATGGCATGGCAGAACGCGGCGGGGTACCTGGGGGCGGCCCGCACGCCGCACGAGGCGCGGATGGGAAACATCCTGAGCCGGTGGCGGGAAATGGGAAAGACGGCGGTCGTCACCCTTCTCGGCGTCTGCGCGATGACGTTCCTCGCCCATCCCGATTTCGCATCCCAGGCGGCCTCGGTGACCGCCGAGATCGGGAGGATTTCCGATCCCCATATCCAGAACCAGATGCGGATGCCGGTCGCCGTCGCCCATCTTTTGCCCATTGGCATCAAGGGGGTCCTGTGCGCGATCTTCCTCATGGGAGTCTTCGGCGGCGATGCGACCCACCTCCATTCGTGGGGGAGCATCTTCGTGCAGGACATCCTCGTCCCGTTGCGGAAGAAGCCGTTCGGTCCGAAGCAGCACATCTTCGCGCTCCGCTGCTCGATCATCGGGGTGGCCCTGTTCGCGTTTCTCTTCGGGACATTCTACCGGCAGGTCGATTACGTGGTGATGTGGTGGTCAGTGACGGCGGCGATCTACGTCGGCGGAATCGGGGCGGTGATCATCGGGGGGCTCTATTGGAAAAAGGCGACGACGGCGGGGGCGTGGGCGGCGCTCCTCACCGGGTCGTCTCTCTCGGTGGGGGGAATCATCGCCCGGCAGCTCGATCCCCATTTCCCGCTCAACGGCATCGAGATTTCCTTCGGGGCCTCGCTCATCTCGATCACGCTCTTCGTCGTGGTCTCGCTGCTGACGAATAGGGAGGATTTCAATATGGACCGGATGCTCCATCGCGGTGCCTACGCCCTCTCCGAAGAGCCGAAGACGATCGGCGCGGCGGCGGCGAAGCGGCCTCCCTTGCTGGCCCGCCTGATCGGGATCGACAAGGATTTCTCGACCGGGGACAAGTGGATCGCGGGCGGCCTCTTCGGATGGAGCATGCTGTTTACGACGATGTTCATCGTGGGGACCATGTGGAATTACTACGCGCCCTGGCCCGATTCGTTCTGGCCCTCTTTCTGGCACGTCATCGCGATCGGGTTTCCGATCTTCTTCGCGCTGGCGACCGGGATCTGGTTTACATGGGGCGGGTTGAGGGGCATCGCCCGGTTCTTTGCCCATCTGCGGAGCGAGCGGGTCGATCACTTGGACGACGGCACCGTGAAGAACCACCATAATCTCGACGAAAAGGGATAG